A genomic region of Xiphophorus couchianus chromosome 9, X_couchianus-1.0, whole genome shotgun sequence contains the following coding sequences:
- the LOC114150437 gene encoding ATP-sensitive inward rectifier potassium channel 12: MSVGRINRYSIVSSEEEGLRLTTMHGMNGFGNGKIHTRRKCRNRFVKKNGQCNVQFANMDDKSQRYMADIFTTCVDIRWRWMLIVFTLVFVISWLAFGLAFWVIALLHGDLDNPAGDDNFTPCVLQVNGFVAAFLFSIETQSTIGYGYRCVTEECPVAVFMVVFQSIVGCIIDCFMIGAIMAKMARPKKRAQTLLFSHNAVIAMRDGKLSLMWRVGNLRKSHIVEAHVRAQLIKPRITDEGEYIPLDQIDINVGFDKGLDRIFLVSPITILHEIDEDSPLFGISKQDLETADFEIVVILEGMVEATAMTTQARSSYLASEILWGHRFEPVLFEEKNLYKVDYSHFHKTYEVPSTPRCSAKDMVENKFLMPSSNTFCYENELAFLNRDEEEDDDLGGGSRALANQSPDRNSRHEFERLQATRSLDQRSYRRESEI; encoded by the coding sequence ATGAGTGTGGGAAGAATCAACCGCTACAGCATTGTTTCGTCAGAGGAAGAGGGCCTCCGCCTCACTACCATGCATGGCATGAACGGCTTTGGGAATGGCAAGATCCACACACGCCGCAAGTGCCGCAACCGCTTTGTGAAAAAGAATGGCCAGTGCAACGTGCAGTTTGCCAACATGGACGACAAGTCACAGCGCTACATGGCCGACATCTTCACCACGTGCGTCGACATCCGCTGGCGATGGATGCTGATAGTCTTCACTCTTGTGTTTGTCATATCTTGGCTGGCCTTTGGGTTGGCCTTTTGGGTCATTGCTTTGCTGCACGGGGACTTGGACAACCCAGCTGGAGACGACAACTTCACTCCCTGCGTACTGCAGGTCAACGGATTTGTGGCCGCGTTTCTGTTCTCCATTGAAACACAGTCGACCATAGGGTATGGCTACCGCTGCGTGACCGAGGAATGCCCAGTGGCCGTCTTCATGGTCGTCTTCCAGTCGATAGTTGGCTGCATCATTGACTGCTTCATGATAGGCGCCATCATGGCTAAAATGGCGAGGCCTAAGAAGAGAGCGCAAACGCTCTTGTTTAGCCACAACGCGGTCATTGCCATGCGGGATGGAAAGCTGTCTCTTATGTGGAGAGTGGGAAACCTTCGCAAGAGTCACATTGTAGAAGCCCATGTCAGAGCACAGCTAATCAAACCTCGGATAACCGATGAAGGGGAATATATTCCGCTAGACCAGATAGACATTAATGTAGGGTTTGACAAAGGTTTGGACAGGATCTTCTTGGTTTCACCCATCACTATTCTCCATGAGATAGACGAGGACAGCCCTCTGTTTGGAATCAGCAAGCAGGACCTGGAGACGGCAGACTTTGAGATCGTCGTCATCCTAGAGGGAATGGTTGAAGCGACCGCCATGACCACGCAGGCTCGCAGCTCCTACCTGGCCTCTGAGATTCTTTGGGGCCACAGGTTCGAACCTGTCctgtttgaggaaaaaaaccTGTACAAGGTGGATTATTCACACTTTCACAAAACGTACGAGGTGCCGTCCACACCTCGCTGCAGTGCCAAGGACATGGTGGAGAACAAGTTCCTCATGCCCAGCTCCAACACCTTCTGCTATGAAAACGAGCTGGCATTCCTTAACCGCGACGAGGAGGAGGACGACGACTTAGGCGGCGGGAGCAGAGCACTGGCAAATCAGAGTCCGGACAGGAACAGCCGACATGAGTTTGAACGTTTACAGGCCACCAGGTCGTTGGATCAAAGATCATATCGTAGAGAGTCGGAAATTTGA